Proteins encoded within one genomic window of Calonectris borealis chromosome 1, bCalBor7.hap1.2, whole genome shotgun sequence:
- the SLITRK6 gene encoding SLIT and NTRK-like protein 6 yields the protein MKLWIFVLYSVVIASDPFQSQTSFSSVRGSCQSLCSCEEKDDTMIINCEEKGIKMVSEINIPPSRPFHLNLLNNGLTMLHVNDFAGLVNAISLHLGFNNIADIEPGAFNGLSLLKQLHINHNSLETLKEDTFHGLENLEFLQADNNFITVIEASAFSKLNRLKVLILNDNAIEYLPPNIFRFVPLTHLDLRGNQLQTLPYVGFLEHIGRILDLQLEDNKWACNCDLLQLKIWLENMPPQSIIGDVVCNSPPVIKGSILSRLKKESLCPTHPVNELEDPSGSLPLVVTTSISDSHLSTKVIPILKAPTKEPSLVLHTSKATTQFPGIYCPVPCHCTSHMLSGVLMHCQERNIESLSDLGPPPPNPKKLILAGNIIQTLLKSDFVDYTSLEMLHLGNNRIEILEEGSFMNLTRLQKLYLNGNHLTKLSQNLFLGLQHLEYLYLEYNAIKEVLPGTFNTMPKLKVLYLNNNLLQTLPPHIFSGVPLTRLNLKTNQFAHLPVSNVLDELDMLVQIELEDNPWDCTCDSVGLQKWIQKLSKNTMMGDIFCKSPGHLAKKELISLNSEVLCPGLINSPALPTHASFVVVTTSSTTTNTADTILWSLTDAVPLSVLILGLLIVFITIVFCAAGIVVLVLHRRRRCKKKQANEQMRDSSPVHLQYSMYGHKTTHHTTERPAATLYEQHMVTPMVQVYRSPSFSPKHNEQQEEGSEKEANDSKHLRRSLLERENSSPLTGSNVKYKATDQTAEFLSFQDASCLYRNILEKERELQQLGITEYLRKNIVQLQPDMEVHYPGTHEELKLMETLMYSRPRKVFLEQTKNEYFELKANLHAEPDYLEVLEQQT from the coding sequence ATGAAGCTCTGGATTTTTGTTCTATATTCAGTTGTGATTGCATCTGATCCTTTCCAGTcacaaacttctttttcttcagtcagaGGATCTTGTCAGAGTTTGTGTTCCTGTGAAGAAAAGGATGATACCATGATTATAAACTGCGAAGAAAAAGGCATCAAGATGGTATCAGAAATAAATATCCCACCATCACGGCCTTTCCATCTTAATCTGTTAAACAATGGCCTGACTATGTTACACGTGAATGATTTTGCTGGCCTTGTTAATGCTATCTCTCTACATCTTGGTTTTAATAATATTGCAGATATTGAGCCTGGGGCTTTCAATGGTCTCAGCCTTCTTAAGCAACTGCATATCAATCACAATTCTTTAGAGACACTGAAAGAAGATACGTTTCATGGATTGGAAAACTTGGAGTTTCTTCAAGCAGACAACAATTTCATCACAGTGATTGAAGCAAGTGCCTTTAGCAAGCTCAACAGGCTTAAAGTGCTTATTTTGAATGATAATGCCATTGAGTATCTTCCTCCAAACATATTTCGTTTTGTGCCATTGACCCATTTAGATCTTCGCGGAAACCAGTTACAGACACTGCCCTATGTTGGCTTTTTGGAACACATTGGTAGAATACTAGACCTCCAGTTGGAAGACAATAAATGGGCCTGTAACTGTGATTTGCTGCAGCTGAAGATATGGCTGGAAAACATGCCTCCTCAGTCAATAATAGGTGACGTTGTATGCAATAGTCCTCCAGTTATCAAAGGCAGCATCTTAAGCCGGTTGAAAAAAGAATCACTTTGTCCCACTCATCCTGTCAATGAACTTGAAGATCCTTCAGGGTCACTGCCCTTGGTTGTAACCACCTCTATCAGTGATAGTCACCTATCAACTAAGGTGATTCCTATCCTGAAAGCTCCTACTAAAGAACCAAGTTTAGTGCTTCATACTTCAAAGGCTACTACTCAGTTTCCAGGAATCTATTGTCCCGTCCCCTGTCACTGCACCAGCCATATGCTCTCAGGAGTTCTCATGCACTGCCAGGAGCGAAATATTGAAAGTTTGTCTGATTTAGGACCCCCTCCTCCAAATCCTAAAAAACTTATTCTAGCTGGAAACATTATTCAGACATTACTGAAATCAGATTTTGTGGACTATACCAGCCTGGAAATGCTTCACCTGGGGAACAATCGCATAGAAATCCTTGAGGAAGGATCCTTTATGAATCTGACTAGGCTGCAGAAATTATATCTTAATGGAAATCATCTTACAAAGCTGAGTCAGAATCTCTTCCTTGGCCTTCAACACCTTGAATACTTGTACCTTGAATATAATGCCATCAAAGAAGTTTTGCCAGGGACATTTAATACAATGCCAAAACTTAAGGTCCTCTATTTAAATAACAACCTTCTGCAAACCTTGCCACCCCATATCTTTTCAGGTGTCCCACTCACCAGATTAAATCTGAAAACAAACCAATTTGCTCATTTGCCTGTGAGCAATGTCTTGGATGAACTGGATATGCTGGTACAAATTGAACTTGAAGATAACCCCTGGGACTGTACCTGTGATTCAGTTGGGCTGCAAAAATGGATACAAAAACTGAGTAAGAATACAATGATGGGTGATATTTTTTGTAAATCTCCAGGACACCTAGCAAAAAAAGAACTGATATCCCTGAACAGTGAAGTCTTGTGTCCAGGTTTAATAAACAGCCCTGCCCTACCAACTCATGCCAGTTTTGTGGTTGTGACAACTTCTTCTACTACTACCAACACTGCAGACACCATCCTGTGGTCCCTTACAGATGCTGTCCCACTTTCTGTTCTAATATTAGGACTTCTCATTGTGTTTATAACTATTGTATTTTGTGCAGCAGGAATAGTTGTTCTTGTTCTGCATCGGCGACGCAGATGCAAAAAGAAACAAGCGAATGAACAAATGAGGGATAGTAGCCCAGTTCACCTTCAGTACAGCATGTATGGGCATAAGACAACACACCACACAACAGAGCGCCCAGCTGCAACTCTCTATGAGCAACATATGGTTACTCCCATGGTTCAGGTCTACCGCAGCCCATCCTTCAGCCCCAAGCATAATGAGCAACAGGAGGAGGGAAGTGAGAAGGAAGCCAATGATTCCAAACATCTCCGACGAAGTCTCCTGGAAAGAGAGAACAGTTCACCTCTCACAGGTTCAAATGTCAAATATAAGGCTACAGACCAAACTGCTGAATTTCTGTCTTTTCAGGATGCCAGCTGCTTGTATAGAAACATtcttgaaaaagagagagaactgcAGCAACTAGGGATCACAGAGTACctaagaaaaaatattgtccAGCTCCAGCCTGATATGGAAGTTCATTATCCTGGAACACATGAGGAGCTGAAGCTAATGGAGACACTCATGTACTCCAGGCCAAGAAAGGTTTTTCTAGAACAAActaaaaatgagtattttgaaCTCAAAGCTAATTTACATGCTGAGCCTGACTACCTGGAAGTCCTGGAGCAGCAAACATGA